The following coding sequences lie in one Rutidosis leptorrhynchoides isolate AG116_Rl617_1_P2 chromosome 4, CSIRO_AGI_Rlap_v1, whole genome shotgun sequence genomic window:
- the LOC139842055 gene encoding uncharacterized protein translates to MCEVLNRWLVDARDKPIITALEYVREYLMKRIVNVLVVANKKDANNQILTPNATKLFEANKKDASKYTVLWNGRQKYQVNGLNGEQVVVDLATKECACRRWEITGMPCKHAIAALYNRSANNDEVEPPEQWVHPVYMMSTWRNTYAFSINPVNGRSMWPKSTLPFTLIPPKIVATAGRPKKNRRKGLEEKDNITKDGKLSKKGKQMQCSNCKEFGHNKRGCKNEGVGTKRCSETSGSGTQKKSKK, encoded by the coding sequence ATGTGTGAGGTGTTGAACCGATGGTTAGTTGATGCAAGGGATAAACCAATCATTACAGCATTAGAATATGTGAGAGAGTATCTGATGAAGAGGATTGTGAATGTGTTGGTTGTAGCAAACAAAAAGGATGCAAATAATCAGATTTTAACTCCTAATGCAACCAAACTTTTTGAAGCAAATAAGAAGGATGCAAGTAAGTATACAGTTCTTTGGAATGGTAGACAGAAATATCAGGTTAATGGTCTCAATGGTGAACAAGTGGTTGTTGATTTAGCTACTAAAGAGTGTGCTTGTAGAAGGTGGGAGATCACTGGCATGCCTTGCAAGCATGCTATTGCTGCACTTTACAATAGATCTGCAAATAATGATGAAGTTGAACCACCAGAGCAATGGGTTCATCCAGTTTATATGATGAGCACTTGGagaaacacttatgcattttccatCAACCCTGTAAATGGGAGATCTATGTGGCCCAAGTCAACTTTACCTTTTACCCTAATCCCACCAAAGATTGTAGCAACAGCAGGCAGACCAAAGAAAAATAGAAGGAAAGGGTTGGAAGAAAAAGACAACATTACTAAGGATGGAAAGTTGTCTAAAAAGGGGAAGCAGATGCAGTGTTCTAATTGCAAAGAATTTGGCCACAATAAAAGAGGATGCAAGAATGAAGGAGTAGGAACTAAAAGGTGCAGTGAGACTTCAGGAAGTGGAACACAGAAGAAGTCAAAGAAGTGA